From the Rhinoderma darwinii isolate aRhiDar2 chromosome 12, aRhiDar2.hap1, whole genome shotgun sequence genome, one window contains:
- the LOC142664872 gene encoding tumor necrosis factor alpha-induced protein 2-like: MKNIKSTMAAVAQLVMTEKKNGKKRNSEDKGQKKHGVLKSMINALSPNKFKGHNQEPDETKKEPTVEDIEEQIKKNQLLDASKNLIDLEHKVLKDPLLEDKTEELESLYKKLKSAVIQVIKDSITETKGDLLSQAVNAIVEQEKEDAKYVSDNDSTKRLRPKQWKKSWESSIKLSVTERIGDLSEVSSNDSPSSSVSQSFLTLGKTLKQDLTHVVTHLMEHYPQDFDVCNTYAQHYHQFLVLQMNSVTEFELGGEDTYYLLCWRWISTTWVHNYYPNMILKDPILIGHIDESKLNNLLSPDIISKFEDHYSAYEIDSVKTYMNRSLEMEVERWKNEKEPEILGNCHHSELHIDIVQIYNSGIKRAEEIKEGMAQKVSCLLPHEMKEFFKGYKTSLEEFLEKNKTHSFYREIAITNLNCCYHFREFIEKKDTKFDPVMQQQMLSIILQCEDLTYAALFQELFLDLKTQFRKMSQGSSLCSYQTMQDIVKITERSVSDFKTLCPPCYKEMIMRIHKHLVKEYLTRLLKRKVSYKNALQLQKLAEQINENANLIHVFCDDHKSEEEWLKPVIPKVAEIIRLQDLCAIQLEVATLVEEYPDIRNKQIEAILYMKGNLSRHDIKSILKVSDTIQRRTFSKPKLFELIKTS, encoded by the exons ATGAAGAACATTAAATCCACAATGGCTGCAGTGGCACAACTGGTgatgacggaaaaaaaaaatgggaaaaaaagaaacagcgAAGACAAAGGTCAGAAGAAACATGGCGTCTTAAAGAGCATGATAAATGCCTTGTCGCCCAATAAATTTAAAGGACATAATCAAGAACCGGATGAGACAAAGAAGGAGCCAACAG ttgaagACATAGAAGAACAAATTAAGAAAAATCAGTTGTTGGACGCCAGCAAAAACTTGATTGATCTAGAACACAAGGTTCTTAAGGATCCTCTTCTAGAAGACAAAACCGAGGAACTTGAATCTCTTTATAAGAAGTTAAAGAGCGCAGTAATTCAAGTAATAAAAGACTCAATCACCGAAACAAAAGGGGATTTGCTTTCTCAAGCTGTAAATGCCATCGTGGAACAAGAGAAGGAAGATGCCAAATACGTTTCAGACAATGACTCCACGAAACGCTTACGGCCAAAGCAATGGAAGAAGTCATGGGAGAGCTCCATCAAGTTGTCTGTGACTGAACGAATCGGTGACTTGTCCGAGGTTTCGTCCAATGATTCTCCTTCTTCATCTGTGTCTCAAAGTTTTCTTACTTTGGGAAAAACTTTAAAGCAAGACTTAACTCATGTGGTCACCCATCTGATGGAGCATTACCCCCAGGATTTTGATGTTTGCAACACTTATGCCCAACATTATCATCAGTTTttagtattacaaatgaattctgTTACAGAATTTGAACTGGGAGGTGAAGATACCTATTATCTCTTGTGCTgg cgatggatttccacgacatggGTGCATAACTATTATCCAAA CATGATCTTGAAGGACCCAATATTGATTGGACATATTGATGAGTCAAAACTGAACAATCTTCTCTCGCCTGACATTATCAGTAAATTTGAAGACCATTATAGTGCATATGAAATA GACTCTGTGAAGACATATATGAACAGAAGTTTGGAAATGGAGGTGGAACGCTGGAAGAACGAGAAAGAACCGGAGATATTGGGAAATTGTCACCATTCTGAGTTACATATTGATATAGTCCAG ATTTACAATAGTGGAATCAAGAGAGCAGAAGAGATAAAGGAGGGGATGGCACAAAAAGTATCTTGCTTACTTCCTCACGAGATGAAGGAGTTTTTCAAGGG ATATAAGACCAGTCTTGAAGAATTCTTAGAAAAAAATAAGACGCATTCCTTCTATAGGGAGATCGCGATCACAAACCTAAACTGCTGCTACCACTTCag ggaatttattgaaaaaaaagacacaaagttTGATCCGGTGATGCAGCAGCAGATGTTGTCCATCATTCTCCAGTGTGAAGACCTCACGTACGCTGCTTTGTTTCAGGAGCTTTTTCTGGATCTGAAG ACACAATTCAGGAAAATGTCTCAAGGCAGCTCCCTGTGCAGCTACCAGACCATGCAGGACATCGTAAAGATAACCGAGAGATCCGTGTCCGACTTCAAGACGCTGTGTCCCCCCTGCTACAAG GAGATGATCATGAGGATTCATAAGCACCTGGTgaaagaatatcttacaagactTCTTAAGAGAAAAGTCAGTTATAAGAACGCGCTGCAGCTGCAGAAATTGGCCGAGCAGATCAACGAGAACGCCAATCTGATCCATGTATTCTGTGATGATCAT AAATCGGAGGAGGAATGGTTAAAACCGGTAATACCCAAAGTGGCAGAAATTATACGTCTCCAGGACTTGTGCGCCATTCAGCTTGAAGTAGCCACACTGGTTGAAGAATATCCAGATATTCG GAACAagcaaattgaagccattttgTACATGAAGGGGAACCTTTCCCGACACGACATCAAGTCCATACTGAAGGTGTCTGATACCATCCAACGAAGAACTTTTAGTAAACCTAAACTTTTTGAATTAATCAAAACTTCATGA